One window from the genome of Streptomyces cadmiisoli encodes:
- a CDS encoding DUF5682 family protein, which produces MTGAEESRAGRLAAEPLLLGVRHHGPGSARAVRAALDAALPRVVLIEGPPEADALIGLAAEEDMRPPVALLAHAVDEPGRSAFWPLAEFSPEWVAIRWALEHDVPARFIDLPATHTLVWDGESETGPVINGPAGDAPEAETQTQTEAEAEAEAEAEAGTEAEGDRAEAAGGAGSPADEVDVRVDPLAVLAGTAGYDDPERWWEDVVEHRGPGEKDAFAPFGVLEEAMTALREVYGSGGHDRDLVREAYMRLQIRAARREFESGVAVVCGAWHVPALRQRTTVTADRSLVKGLPKVKVDMTWVPWTNRRLARASGYGAGIDSPGWYGHLFAAPDRPVARWMTKVAGLLREEDRIVSSAHVIEAVRLAETLAVMRGRPLAGLGETTDAVRAVMCEGSDVPLALVHDRLVVGDVLGEVPEAAPAVPLQRDLTRLQRRLRLKPEALERELELDLRKETDAGRSRLLHRLRLLGIAWGEPVASRGSTGTFRETWRLRWEPELSVRVAEAGVWGTTVLAAATARAETEATSAQGLAEVTGLAERCLLAELPDALPAVMRILADRAALDTDVGHLAQALPALVRSLRYGDVRGTDTSALTGVAAGLAERIFVGLPPACAALDTDAAQEIRDHVDAVHGAVGMLDETVRPGRASAHGGGLRDRWHRVLGILSARDTVPGVIQGRAVRLLLDDGELAQDEAARLMGLALSAGTPPADSAAWIEGFVGGGGGMLLIHDERLLALVDGWLTGVSTEAFTDVLPLLRRTFSAYEPGVRRTLGELVRRGPGQRGSTTAPGAGAPGFGPDLDAERAAGVEPVVRLLLGLDAPGAGEGAGLVGVAG; this is translated from the coding sequence GTGACGGGCGCTGAGGAGTCCCGAGCCGGGCGACTCGCCGCGGAGCCGTTGCTCCTCGGCGTCCGGCACCACGGCCCGGGATCGGCCCGTGCCGTGCGGGCGGCACTGGACGCGGCTCTGCCAAGAGTGGTGCTGATCGAGGGGCCGCCCGAGGCCGACGCGCTGATCGGGCTGGCCGCCGAGGAGGACATGCGGCCACCGGTCGCCCTTCTCGCGCACGCGGTGGACGAACCGGGCCGTTCGGCCTTCTGGCCGCTGGCGGAGTTCTCGCCCGAGTGGGTGGCGATCCGCTGGGCCCTGGAGCACGACGTTCCCGCTCGCTTCATCGATCTGCCGGCCACACACACGCTGGTGTGGGACGGAGAGTCCGAGACGGGTCCGGTGATCAACGGCCCGGCCGGGGACGCCCCCGAGGCGGAGACGCAGACGCAGACGGAGGCGGAGGCGGAGGCGGAGGCGGAGGCGGAGGCGGGGACCGAGGCGGAAGGGGACAGGGCTGAAGCGGCGGGTGGCGCCGGGAGCCCGGCCGATGAAGTGGACGTCCGGGTCGATCCGCTCGCCGTGCTCGCCGGCACCGCGGGGTACGACGACCCCGAGCGATGGTGGGAGGACGTCGTCGAGCACCGAGGGCCGGGGGAGAAGGACGCGTTCGCACCGTTCGGCGTGCTGGAGGAGGCCATGACCGCCCTGCGCGAGGTGTACGGGAGCGGCGGCCACGACCGCGACCTGGTGCGCGAGGCGTACATGCGGCTCCAGATCCGCGCCGCACGGCGGGAGTTCGAGAGCGGCGTGGCCGTGGTCTGCGGTGCGTGGCACGTGCCGGCGCTGCGGCAGAGGACCACCGTCACCGCTGACCGGAGCCTGGTGAAGGGGCTGCCCAAGGTCAAGGTCGACATGACCTGGGTGCCGTGGACCAACCGCAGGCTGGCCCGGGCCAGCGGATACGGCGCGGGCATCGACTCGCCGGGGTGGTACGGGCATCTGTTCGCCGCCCCGGACCGCCCGGTGGCGCGCTGGATGACCAAGGTCGCGGGGCTGCTTCGCGAAGAGGACCGGATCGTCTCCTCGGCGCATGTCATCGAGGCGGTGCGGCTGGCCGAGACGCTCGCCGTGATGCGCGGACGGCCGCTCGCCGGTCTCGGCGAGACCACCGACGCGGTGCGGGCGGTGATGTGCGAGGGCTCGGACGTGCCGCTGGCCCTGGTGCACGACCGGCTGGTCGTGGGGGACGTACTGGGCGAGGTGCCGGAGGCGGCACCGGCGGTGCCGTTGCAGCGCGACCTCACCCGGCTCCAGCGGCGGCTCCGGCTCAAACCGGAGGCGTTGGAGCGGGAGCTGGAGCTCGACCTGCGCAAGGAGACGGACGCCGGGCGCAGTCGGCTGCTGCACCGGCTGCGGCTGCTGGGCATCGCCTGGGGGGAGCCGGTGGCCTCACGCGGCAGCACGGGAACCTTCCGGGAGACATGGCGGCTGCGCTGGGAGCCGGAGTTGTCCGTCCGGGTCGCGGAGGCCGGAGTGTGGGGGACGACCGTGCTCGCCGCGGCGACCGCCAGGGCGGAGACCGAGGCCACCTCGGCGCAGGGCCTGGCCGAGGTCACCGGGCTCGCCGAACGCTGCCTGCTGGCCGAACTGCCCGACGCCCTCCCGGCGGTGATGCGGATCCTCGCCGACCGCGCGGCACTCGACACGGACGTCGGCCACCTCGCCCAGGCGCTGCCGGCCCTGGTCCGGTCACTGCGCTACGGCGATGTGCGCGGCACCGACACCTCGGCGCTGACCGGCGTCGCCGCCGGCCTCGCCGAGCGGATCTTCGTCGGTCTGCCCCCGGCCTGCGCGGCGCTCGACACGGACGCGGCCCAGGAGATACGTGACCATGTGGACGCGGTGCACGGCGCGGTGGGGATGCTCGACGAGACCGTCCGCCCCGGACGTGCCTCGGCACACGGCGGCGGCCTTCGCGACCGCTGGCACCGGGTGCTCGGAATCCTGTCGGCGCGGGACACGGTTCCCGGAGTCATCCAGGGGCGTGCGGTGCGGCTGCTGCTGGACGACGGGGAACTGGCCCAGGACGAGGCGGCCCGGCTGATGGGGCTCGCCCTTTCCGCCGGTACACCACCCGCGGACTCCGCCGCGTGGATCGAGGGTTTCGTCGGCGGAGGCGGCGGGATGCTGCTGATCCACGACGAGCGGCTGCTCGCGCTGGTCGACGGCTGGCTGACCGGCGTGTCCACCGAGGCGTTCACGGATGTGCTGCCGCTACTGCGGCGCACCTTCTCGGCCTACGAACCGGGCGTGCGCAGAACGCTCGGCGAGCTGGTGCGGCGCGGTCCGGGACAGCGGGGGAGCACGACGGCCCCGGGAGCCGGCGCACCCGGGTTCGGTCCGGACCTCGACGCGGAGCGCGCGGCGGGTGTGGAGCCGGTGGTGCGGCTGCTGTTGGGACTGGACGCGCCGGGAGCGGGCGAGGGCGCCGGGCTGGTGGGGGTGGCGGGATGA
- a CDS encoding ATP-binding protein — MSVSAEPTSVDPSQNGSAPANPGADTLITAGADAHASASAAEVLRAHAEDAFADELAALAAQDDRPRPARWKLSPWAVATYLLGGTLPDGTVITPKYVGPRRIVEVAVTTLATDRALLLLGVPGTAKTWVSEHLAAAVSGDSTLLVQGTAGTPEEAIRYGWNYAQLLAHGPSRDALVPSPVMRAMAEGMTARVEELTRIPADVQDTLITILSEKTLPIPELGQEVQAVRGFNLIATANDRDRGVNDLSSALRRRFNTVVLPLPESVDAEVDIVSRRVDQIGRSLDLPAVPDGIDEIRRVVTVFRELRDGVTADGRTKVKSPSGTLSTAEAISVVTNGLALAAHFGDGVLRAGDVAAGILGAVVRDPAADRVVWQEYLEAVVRERDGWKDFYRACREVSS; from the coding sequence ATGTCTGTGTCCGCAGAACCGACGTCCGTCGACCCGAGCCAGAACGGGTCCGCGCCCGCGAACCCGGGTGCGGACACCCTCATCACCGCGGGCGCGGACGCGCACGCATCCGCATCCGCGGCGGAAGTGCTACGCGCGCACGCCGAGGACGCCTTCGCGGACGAACTCGCCGCCCTGGCCGCACAGGACGACCGGCCGCGGCCGGCCCGCTGGAAGCTGTCGCCGTGGGCCGTGGCGACCTATCTGCTCGGCGGCACACTGCCCGACGGCACGGTCATCACACCGAAGTACGTCGGCCCGCGCCGCATCGTCGAGGTCGCCGTCACCACCCTCGCGACCGACCGCGCCCTGCTCCTGCTCGGCGTGCCGGGCACCGCGAAGACCTGGGTCTCCGAGCACCTGGCCGCGGCGGTCAGCGGCGACTCCACCCTCCTGGTGCAGGGCACGGCCGGCACACCGGAGGAGGCGATCCGGTACGGATGGAACTACGCGCAGCTGCTGGCCCACGGCCCGAGCCGCGACGCGCTGGTGCCGAGCCCCGTCATGCGGGCGATGGCCGAGGGGATGACGGCGCGCGTCGAGGAGCTGACCCGCATCCCGGCCGACGTGCAGGACACGCTGATCACGATCCTGTCGGAGAAGACGCTGCCGATACCGGAGTTGGGCCAGGAGGTGCAGGCGGTCCGCGGGTTCAACCTGATCGCCACGGCCAACGACCGGGACCGCGGGGTCAACGACCTCTCCAGTGCCCTGCGCCGCCGCTTCAACACCGTGGTGCTCCCGCTACCGGAGAGCGTCGATGCCGAGGTCGACATCGTCTCGCGCCGGGTCGACCAGATCGGCCGCTCCCTGGATCTGCCGGCCGTGCCCGACGGCATCGACGAGATCCGCCGCGTCGTGACCGTCTTCCGGGAGCTGCGCGACGGAGTCACGGCCGACGGGCGCACGAAGGTGAAGTCGCCGAGCGGCACCCTGTCCACGGCCGAGGCGATCTCCGTCGTCACCAACGGCCTCGCGCTGGCGGCGCACTTCGGTGACGGCGTGCTGCGAGCCGGCGACGTGGCCGCGGGCATCCTCGGCGCGGTCGTGCGAGACCCCGCGGCCGACCGGGTCGTCTGGCAGGAGTACTTGGAGGCGGTCGTCCGGGAGCGCGACGGCTGGAAGGACTTCTACCGGGCCTGCCGTGAGGTGAGCTCGTGA
- a CDS encoding SWIM zinc finger family protein: MTQQGARWTADQVLALAPDTASRKAGSKLGAAGPWSEGGSSDEGTVWGLCKGSGSKPYRTVVDIADASGPAYKCTCPSRKFPCKHALGLLLLWASGDAAVASGTAPDWAEQWTEGRRKRSAEKRAAGADGSPAGSADPEAARRRAERRAERITAGATELEQRLTDLLRSGLATAEHAGYGLWEETAARMVDAQAPGLAARVRELGAIPASGPGWPVRLLEECALLHLLDQGWLRRDELPEELAATVGSRVGLPTSAQGPPVRDRWLVLAQYDVADARLTTRRIWLYGSDSGRTALLLSYGAAGRAPELALPVGLALEADLLPYPGAGQRRAALGEQFATAAPTAVRPPGVTTTRAAVAYGEALRTDPWLTSVPVTLDRVIPTPDGDSWQLSDADEDAALPLTPAARSRPGLWRLVALSGGAPVKVFGECGHQGFTPLTAWPAGEGIPIHLS; encoded by the coding sequence ATGACTCAGCAGGGGGCGCGCTGGACGGCGGACCAGGTGCTGGCACTGGCGCCTGACACCGCGTCACGCAAAGCGGGAAGCAAACTCGGCGCGGCGGGGCCGTGGTCCGAGGGGGGCAGTTCTGACGAGGGGACGGTGTGGGGGCTGTGCAAGGGCAGCGGCAGCAAGCCGTATCGGACGGTCGTCGACATCGCGGACGCGTCGGGTCCCGCCTACAAGTGCACCTGTCCGAGCCGCAAGTTCCCGTGCAAGCACGCACTCGGGCTGCTGCTGCTCTGGGCGAGCGGGGACGCCGCGGTGGCGTCAGGCACGGCGCCGGACTGGGCGGAGCAGTGGACAGAGGGGAGACGGAAGCGTTCCGCGGAAAAGCGTGCGGCGGGCGCGGACGGTTCCCCGGCCGGTTCGGCGGATCCGGAGGCCGCGCGGCGCAGGGCGGAGCGCCGGGCCGAGCGGATCACCGCGGGCGCGACGGAGCTGGAGCAGCGTCTGACCGACCTGTTGCGCAGCGGCCTGGCCACGGCCGAGCACGCGGGATACGGGCTGTGGGAGGAGACCGCGGCCCGCATGGTCGACGCCCAGGCACCCGGGCTGGCGGCTCGGGTGCGGGAGCTGGGTGCCATCCCGGCGTCCGGTCCCGGCTGGCCGGTGCGGCTGCTGGAGGAGTGCGCCCTGCTCCACCTCCTCGACCAGGGCTGGCTGCGCCGTGACGAGCTTCCCGAGGAGCTCGCGGCCACGGTCGGTTCCCGGGTCGGCCTGCCCACGTCGGCACAGGGCCCACCGGTGCGGGACCGCTGGCTGGTCCTCGCCCAGTACGACGTGGCGGACGCCCGCCTGACGACCCGCCGGATCTGGCTGTACGGCTCAGACTCCGGCCGCACGGCTCTCCTTCTTTCCTATGGCGCGGCCGGCCGCGCTCCCGAACTCGCCCTGCCGGTGGGCCTCGCCCTGGAGGCGGATCTGCTGCCCTACCCGGGTGCGGGCCAACGGCGCGCGGCCCTCGGCGAGCAGTTCGCGACGGCCGCCCCGACCGCGGTACGTCCACCGGGAGTGACGACGACCCGTGCCGCCGTCGCCTACGGCGAGGCTCTCCGCACCGACCCGTGGCTCACCTCGGTGCCGGTGACGCTGGACCGGGTCATACCGACGCCCGACGGCGACTCCTGGCAGCTGTCGGACGCCGACGAGGACGCTGCGCTCCCGCTGACGCCCGCCGCCCGCTCACGCCCCGGCCTCTGGCGACTCGTCGCGCTCTCGGGCGGAGCCCCCGTCAAGGTCTTCGGCGAGTGCGGCCATCAGGGCTTCACACCGCTGACTGCCTGGCCGGCCGGCGAGGGCATTCCGATCCACCTGTCCTGA
- a CDS encoding DUF5691 domain-containing protein translates to MNRTSAPADSPTSGAWEELVTTALLGTDRRTPPGVAPGVAPGVAPGRDAPAALLDAAAMETVRRRAGLIPARSAPRPDPAPEDPRPSLPAPAARRLAMLLADRPATAGSGRRGTAPDLVELLPQWLATANARGFTAPPETLPALLDAARGRTDLRPSALAFAGPRALWLARLNPEWRFALRATPGGGASLPHLDDTEKVRELWQEGLFAERVALLAAIRADAPRAARELLATTWATERAEDRLMFLDSLRDGLGDEDEPFLEQSLADRSRNVRATAAELLSSLPGSALASRMAARAWACVAVDHTRDTPTITVEAPHECDAGMERDGIAAKPPAGRGERSWWFGQLVEATPLGTWPARLGNRTPEGIVALPVGDDWQGELHAAWCRAAVRQRNAVWSRALLGAPSAPEAGGPGAVSLAERAKLLSTLEADERAEWVAGFIATHGLSEAFQLLGVCQVPWAPPLGQAVVDALNIARDAGSYPWSFSGVMGLAERCLDPVAANPLDGLLAVPEEPQDASPGAGGYWAEAFQRLVTTLRLRAAMAQELGVEREESPPAHD, encoded by the coding sequence GTGAACAGGACCTCCGCTCCCGCGGACTCGCCCACGTCGGGCGCCTGGGAGGAGCTCGTGACCACCGCGCTGCTCGGTACGGACCGGCGTACGCCGCCAGGCGTGGCGCCGGGCGTGGCGCCGGGCGTGGCGCCGGGCCGGGACGCCCCCGCGGCGCTGCTGGACGCCGCGGCCATGGAGACCGTACGACGACGTGCGGGCCTGATCCCGGCGCGATCGGCTCCGCGCCCCGACCCGGCACCCGAGGACCCACGCCCCTCGCTGCCCGCCCCGGCGGCCCGCCGACTGGCGATGCTGCTGGCCGACCGCCCCGCCACCGCGGGCAGTGGGCGCAGAGGCACGGCACCCGACCTCGTGGAACTGCTGCCCCAATGGCTCGCCACGGCGAACGCCCGCGGTTTCACCGCACCGCCGGAGACCTTGCCGGCGCTGTTGGACGCGGCCCGGGGCCGTACGGACCTGCGGCCGTCGGCACTGGCCTTCGCCGGTCCCCGTGCCCTGTGGCTCGCCCGGCTCAACCCCGAATGGCGGTTCGCGCTGCGGGCGACACCGGGCGGTGGAGCGTCGCTGCCGCACCTCGACGACACCGAGAAGGTGCGAGAGCTGTGGCAGGAGGGCCTGTTCGCCGAACGCGTCGCACTCCTCGCGGCCATACGCGCCGACGCGCCCCGAGCAGCCCGCGAACTGCTCGCCACGACCTGGGCGACGGAACGGGCCGAGGACCGGCTGATGTTCCTCGATTCGCTGCGGGACGGTCTCGGTGACGAGGACGAGCCCTTCCTGGAGCAGTCCCTGGCCGACCGGAGCCGCAACGTCCGGGCCACGGCCGCTGAGCTGTTGTCATCGCTGCCGGGTTCGGCGCTCGCCTCCCGGATGGCGGCCCGCGCCTGGGCCTGCGTGGCCGTCGACCACACCCGGGACACCCCGACGATCACGGTGGAAGCGCCGCACGAGTGCGACGCGGGGATGGAACGGGACGGCATCGCGGCCAAGCCCCCGGCCGGCCGGGGCGAGCGGTCCTGGTGGTTCGGCCAGTTGGTGGAGGCGACACCCCTGGGGACGTGGCCCGCGCGGCTCGGCAACCGGACACCGGAGGGCATCGTGGCGCTGCCGGTCGGCGACGACTGGCAGGGGGAACTGCACGCCGCATGGTGCCGGGCAGCCGTACGGCAGCGGAACGCCGTCTGGTCGCGGGCCCTGCTGGGAGCACCCTCGGCACCTGAGGCAGGCGGCCCCGGCGCGGTGTCGCTGGCCGAGCGGGCCAAGCTGCTGAGCACCCTGGAAGCCGACGAACGCGCCGAGTGGGTCGCCGGATTCATCGCGACGCACGGTCTGTCCGAGGCGTTTCAGCTACTGGGTGTGTGCCAGGTGCCATGGGCACCGCCGCTCGGGCAAGCGGTCGTGGACGCGCTCAACATCGCGCGGGACGCGGGAAGTTATCCGTGGAGCTTCAGTGGGGTGATGGGGCTGGCCGAGCGCTGCCTGGACCCGGTGGCGGCCAATCCTCTGGACGGACTGCTGGCGGTACCGGAGGAACCTCAGGACGCGTCACCGGGCGCCGGTGGCTACTGGGCCGAGGCCTTCCAGCGCCTGGTCACCACGCTGCGGCTGCGTGCCGCCATGGCCCAGGAGCTGGGAGTGGAGCGGGAGGAGAGCCCGCCCGCCCACGACTGA
- a CDS encoding cobalamin B12-binding domain-containing protein, with translation MGVAAGPIRVVVAKPGLDGHDRGAKVIARALRDAGMEVIYTGLHQTPEQIVDTAIQEDADAIGLSILSGAHNTLFSAVIDLLKEREAEDILVFGGGIIPEDDIPLLKEKGVAEIFTPGATTTAIVEWVRANVRQVASA, from the coding sequence ATGGGTGTGGCAGCCGGTCCTATCCGCGTGGTGGTGGCGAAGCCGGGACTCGACGGCCACGATCGAGGGGCGAAGGTGATCGCCCGCGCGCTGCGGGACGCAGGCATGGAGGTCATCTACACCGGCCTGCATCAGACGCCCGAGCAGATCGTCGACACGGCGATCCAGGAGGATGCCGACGCCATCGGGCTGTCCATCCTCTCCGGCGCCCACAACACGCTGTTCTCCGCCGTGATCGACCTCCTCAAGGAGCGCGAAGCGGAGGACATCCTGGTCTTCGGCGGCGGGATCATCCCCGAGGACGACATCCCCCTGCTGAAGGAGAAGGGTGTCGCGGAGATCTTCACGCCGGGGGCGACGACCACGGCCATCGTGGAGTGGGTACGGGCGAACGTCCGCCAGGTCGCGAGCGCGTAG
- a CDS encoding esterase/lipase family protein, with protein sequence MKVTQVTRALLPFPLCQRLLPSSLAGLSLAILKAAALEVAILAGHLLLYPSGIIQERRSPAALIPSQDGTDGTAHLPTETKPPVVLLHGFIDNRSVFVLLRRSLSQHGRQHVESLNYSPMTCDIATAAKLLGRHIEEICDRTGSEQVDIVGHSLGGLIARYYVQRLGGDTRVRTLVTLGTPHSGTKVAPLANAHPIVRQMRPGSAVIEELSSPAPGCRTQFVSFWSDLDHLMDPLESACVDHPDLLAQNVRVSGIGHLALPLHPAVAAGIRQALDGEYAAARNGAGSAAHRDGLTVA encoded by the coding sequence ATGAAGGTCACACAGGTCACCAGGGCGCTGCTGCCCTTTCCGCTCTGCCAGCGTCTGCTCCCGAGCAGCTTGGCTGGACTCTCCCTGGCCATCCTGAAGGCGGCCGCCCTCGAGGTCGCGATCCTCGCGGGGCACCTCCTCCTCTACCCGTCGGGCATCATCCAGGAGCGCCGGTCCCCAGCCGCCCTGATCCCCTCCCAGGACGGCACGGACGGCACGGCACACCTGCCGACGGAGACCAAACCACCGGTCGTCCTCCTGCACGGCTTCATCGACAACCGCTCCGTCTTCGTCCTGCTGCGCCGTTCCCTGTCCCAGCACGGCAGGCAGCACGTCGAGTCGCTGAACTACTCCCCCATGACCTGCGACATCGCCACGGCGGCGAAGCTGCTGGGCCGGCACATAGAGGAGATCTGCGACCGCACGGGCAGCGAGCAGGTCGACATCGTCGGGCACAGCCTGGGCGGCCTCATCGCGCGCTACTACGTGCAGCGACTGGGCGGCGACACCCGCGTGCGCACGCTCGTCACGCTGGGCACCCCGCACTCCGGCACGAAAGTGGCCCCGCTGGCGAACGCGCACCCCATAGTGCGCCAGATGCGCCCCGGCTCGGCGGTCATCGAGGAGTTGAGCAGCCCGGCGCCCGGCTGCCGTACGCAGTTCGTGAGTTTCTGGAGCGACCTCGACCACCTCATGGACCCGCTGGAGAGCGCCTGCGTCGACCACCCCGACCTGCTGGCACAGAACGTGCGGGTCAGCGGTATCGGCCATCTGGCCCTGCCCCTGCACCCCGCCGTGGCGGCCGGGATACGCCAGGCCCTCGACGGCGAATACGCAGCCGCGCGGAACGGCGCCGGGTCCGCGGCGCACCGTGACGGTCTCACCGTGGCCTGA
- a CDS encoding M23 family metallopeptidase — protein sequence MNDRHPSGAMTSPAPASEAASAHYASYGTPEAQYGDFTTYGTYTANGFDTSGHVAASATTSFETDPLFGDLAAGGHATGGYDATQWSTGNHQTLNYDPYAAQHHAAYDSGAYDATAWSGDHQQLPLIPQQAGAPDVSGQWDASAWLQPEQAAVPADRTQQWDWGTQAYDTGAYDATQWNSDGTPNTGSDAYEQHAEPFPQQAGPYEHPAEEFAAQTESYDHAAEDFAGQADPYDQANTPFDQQATATFEQVAYGESADDARESTDFADLPTMTAPLLDDQEEVTPAPVSRTASRSGARSRRRSPAKRSALLTVAVPSACVMGVAGIAAASVGTLGGDEQDTNTTASDAQPVKPSAANNQLDTQLESLTAEADDFADRASRTQERIDLKAQQELEKRKAAEEAARKERLRPKFALPVAGGLSAYFGQSGINWMSVHTGIDFPVPYGTTVMAATDGTVRTQWNNAYGNMMIVTAMDGTETWYCHLSSYQVPSGTTVKAGTPIAFSGNSGNSTGPHLHFEVRPAGGAAIDPLSWLRSHGLEPS from the coding sequence GTGAACGATCGTCACCCGTCGGGGGCCATGACCTCCCCGGCTCCGGCTTCCGAAGCCGCTTCGGCGCATTACGCGTCCTACGGCACACCGGAAGCCCAGTACGGCGACTTCACCACGTACGGCACCTACACCGCCAACGGTTTTGACACCAGCGGTCACGTCGCCGCGAGCGCCACCACGAGCTTCGAGACCGACCCCCTCTTCGGCGATCTCGCGGCCGGCGGTCACGCCACCGGCGGGTACGACGCCACGCAGTGGTCCACCGGCAACCATCAAACGCTCAACTACGACCCGTACGCGGCCCAGCACCACGCCGCCTACGACAGCGGCGCCTACGACGCGACCGCCTGGTCCGGCGACCACCAGCAGCTCCCCCTCATCCCGCAGCAGGCCGGCGCGCCCGATGTGAGCGGGCAGTGGGACGCGAGCGCATGGCTCCAGCCCGAGCAGGCGGCCGTTCCCGCCGACCGGACCCAGCAGTGGGACTGGGGCACGCAGGCCTACGACACCGGCGCGTACGACGCCACGCAGTGGAACTCCGACGGCACCCCGAACACGGGCTCCGATGCCTACGAGCAGCACGCCGAACCCTTTCCGCAGCAGGCCGGCCCCTACGAGCACCCCGCTGAGGAATTCGCCGCGCAGACCGAGTCCTACGACCACGCGGCCGAGGACTTCGCCGGGCAGGCCGATCCGTACGACCAGGCGAACACCCCCTTCGACCAGCAGGCGACCGCCACCTTCGAGCAGGTCGCGTACGGCGAATCGGCCGACGACGCCCGCGAGTCGACCGACTTCGCCGATCTGCCCACCATGACCGCGCCCCTCCTGGACGACCAGGAGGAGGTCACGCCGGCCCCTGTGTCGCGGACCGCCTCCCGCAGTGGTGCCCGCTCGCGGCGCCGGAGCCCCGCCAAGCGCTCCGCACTGCTGACGGTCGCCGTGCCCTCGGCGTGCGTGATGGGTGTGGCCGGCATCGCCGCCGCCTCCGTCGGCACGCTCGGCGGCGACGAGCAGGACACGAACACGACGGCGTCCGACGCGCAGCCGGTGAAGCCGTCCGCCGCCAACAACCAGCTCGACACCCAGCTCGAGAGCCTCACCGCCGAGGCCGACGACTTCGCCGACCGGGCCAGCCGTACGCAGGAGCGTATCGACCTCAAGGCGCAGCAGGAGTTGGAGAAGAGGAAGGCGGCGGAGGAGGCGGCCCGCAAGGAGCGGCTGCGCCCCAAGTTCGCCCTGCCGGTCGCGGGTGGGCTCAGCGCCTACTTCGGCCAGTCCGGCATCAACTGGATGTCGGTGCACACCGGTATCGACTTCCCGGTCCCGTACGGCACCACCGTGATGGCCGCGACCGACGGCACGGTCCGCACCCAGTGGAACAACGCCTACGGCAACATGATGATCGTGACGGCGATGGACGGCACGGAGACCTGGTACTGCCATCTGTCGAGCTACCAGGTTCCGTCCGGTACGACCGTCAAGGCGGGCACTCCGATCGCCTTCTCCGGCAACTCCGGCAACTCGACCGGTCCTCACCTTCACTTCGAGGTGCGTCCGGCGGGCGGTGCGGCGATCGACCCGCTGTCCTGGCTGCGCAGCCACGGGCTGGAGCCGAGCTGA